DNA sequence from the Halobacterium sp. DL1 genome:
TGCGACGCCTCCACCGCCGACTCGATGCACCCCTGACGACCTACCTGGTCGCCGCGGTCCTGTTCTTCACGGGGTTCGCCGCGTTCTGGGCGCCGCTGCCGCTGTTCCTCACGGACATCGGCTTCGACGCCGGCCGAGTGTTCGCGCTCTACCTCGCGTCCAGCGTCGCCTCGGCCGTGCTGTACGAGGGCGTCGGTCGGTTCGCCGCCCGGTACGACGTCCGCCGCCTCCAGTCGGGCGCGCTCGCGGTCCGCGGCCTGTTGTTCCCCACAGTCGCCGTCGTCGGGGGCGTCGGGACGGCGTCGCTTGGCTTCGGGGCCGCCGGCGTCGCCCTCGCCGCCATCGGGGTGACGTGGGCGGTCATCGCCGTCGTGGGGACTGCGCTCGTCACCCGCCTGGCGCCGCCCGGTCTCCGCGGAGAGACCCTCGGCGTCTACACGGCCCTCGGCGCCCTCGCGGGCGGTGCGGGTAGCCTGCTCGGCGGGTGGGTTGCGACCTTTGGCTACCTGCCCGCGTTCGGCGCCGCCGCCGCGCTCGTGCTCGCCGGCGCCGTCCTCGTCTTCTCGCTTCCAGCGCCGGACCGGCAGCCCACAGCACGGGCGCCCGACGCGACGACTGCCCAGGACGCTGGTGCGGAGACGACGCCCGGCGACCTGTCGAGGGACGCGTAGTCGCGGAGCCATCGAACGCCACGACCCTCCGGGCCGGGGTTCCCCGTCGCCGTCCTGACGACCACCAGCCACTTGGTCTCTCCGAGGACCCCATCGCCCGACCGCGGTTGGAGCAAGTATCGGGCGGACCCGAACACGGAAGTCCTCGTACCGACTGGCGGGGACATGGAGCTGGTCGGTCGACTGCTGGGGCTGCTCGTGTTGCTGCTGGCGGGGGCCGGACTCCGCTCGGTCGGCCTCCTCGACGAGTCCCGCAGCGCCCGGCTGAACGCCGTCGCCTACTACGTCGCGCTCCCGGCGCTCATCTTCGTCTCGACGTACGACCAGGCGGTCGGCCGGCTACTGACGCCGGCGCTGATCGTCGGCCACGTCGGGGTACTCCTCGCGGTGGCCGCGGTCGCCTGGGCCATCCACCGGGGGAGTGGGCAGACGCAACGCCAGAGCGTCGCCATCGTCCAGTCGTACCACTCGAACGTCGGCTACCTCGGGTTCCCGCTCGTCGCCGCGACGTTCGACGCGACGGTGACTGCCATCGCGGGCGTCGTCCTCGGTATCATATCCATCGTCCAGGTGCCGCTGACGATACTCGTCCTCGTGGGCGTCAACGACGCCGAGGTCCCCATCCACCACGAACTGAAACAGCTGTTCACGAACCCGGTGCTGGTGTCGCTGTTCGCCGGCCTCGCCGTCGGCTCCGCGGGCCTCGACGTGCCCGCGGCAGCGGCCAGCGGCCTCGACGTCGTCGGGAGCCTCGCGCTCCCGCTGGCGCTGCTCTGCGTCGGGGCGTCTCTCGACGTCGACCTGCCGGCCATCGACTACGCGGCGACGGGCTCCGTCGTCGCGATGAAGATACTGGTGATGCCAGCGCTCGCGTGGGCCGTCTTCTCGGCGCTCGCCGTCGACGCGGCGACGTTCACAGCGAGCATCGTAATGCTGGGGACGCCGACGGCCGTCTCGACGTTCGTCTTCGCGGGCGAACTCGGCGGTGACACGGAGTTCGCCTCGCTCAACGTCTTCCTCACGACGCTCGCGTCCGTCGCATCGCTGTTCCTCCTGATCGCTCTAGTGAGCTGATACGATCCGGGGTCCTCGCCGGACTCGTATCGTCGAGTGCGTTGTCGGAAATATGCAGCACTGAGAGCGGTTGTACTATCCCATTACCGGCTCTGATGCGTCAACAATACTATCTTTTCACAAGGAGAGAATCCCGCCGTTTACGGCGGGCGTGAATCCGACACTTGCTGACCAGTCCACCGATGACACTCTGGCCGGATATTCCACGGTAATCCACAACTATTAAGTAACTGGTTCTACATAGGCTATGTATGGCGATTCAGGTCACTCGCACCTATGTTGGGGATGTCCAAAACCACCAACAGGTGCAGTCTGATCTGGATTCGCTTGGGGACGCTGCCTCAAAAATCTGGAACGTCGCACGATGGACTGTTGATCGGGTATGGGAAGCAACCGGTGAAATCCCTGATGAAGGCACACTCAAAGCCTACATGAAAGCCCAACACTGCTGGAAGAACCTCAACGCCTTCTCAAGTCAGAAAGTCATCGAAGAACTTTCTGACGCCTTCCAGTCGTGGTTCGACGTTCGACACAAAGATGAGACAGCTAACCCCCCCGGCTACCGCAAAGAGTACGACACTCGACCGCGCTCAACAGTCACGTTCAAGGACAACGGCTTCAAGCACGACCCCAAACATAACCGAGTCCGGCTCAGTAAAGGTGCAAACCTAAAAGACGGATGGGGTGATTTCGTGCTGTGCGAATACGATACCCGCAACGACATTGATCTTTCTACTGTCGATACCGTTCAGAACGTTCGAGCCGTCTGGAATGGCGAACAGTGGGAAGTCCATTTCGTCGTGAGAGAAACAATTGAAACACCAGACTCACCCGGTAAGGGCGTGGCTGGTGTTGATCTCGGCGTGTCGAATATCGCAGCTGTCGCCTACCCCGATGAGTACGTGCTGTACCCCGGCAATACGATCAAGCAAGATAACCACTACTTCCAACGGAAAGAGTACAACACGGAAGGTGAAAATGGTCCATCACAGCAAGCCCAACGCCTTCGACAGAAGCGAACTCGACGTGAGACACACTTCTACCACACACTCACGAAAACGATCATTGAGGAGTGTGTAGATCGTGATGTTGGGACGCTCGTGGTCGGCTGGCCTGAAGATGTCCGGTCGGAAGACCTCGGTAAGACGGCGAACAAATGGTTACACACATGGGCGTTCGACCGGATATATCAGTATCTCGCCTACAAGGGCGAAAATCACGGTATTGAAGTACTGAAAGAAAACGAGTGGAACACCTCGAAAACCTGCTGCAAATGTGGTGATACCACCGACAGTAACCGAGTTGAGCGTGGTCTGTACGTGTGTGGCTCTTGTGAGCTGGTAGCCAACGCTGACTGCAATGGCGCAGAGAATATCAGACAAAAGATAACTCCGAATCCCTCTGTGGATAGGAGTAGCGGCTGTCTGGCACAGCCATCGACATACTTGTTCGACCGCGAGAGCGGGACGTTTCACACGAGAGAACAAGCCGTGTCGTAGACCAGCAAATATCCCACCTGCGGTACGGGAAGCCCCGGCGTTCACGCCGGGGAGGATGTCACCTCGAATACGAACCTTGATATGGATACACCTGTGGTAGAGTATCATGGTAGAAGGTGGCAGCCATGGCAGAATTTCGAGGCGTTCGTACATCAAGACCGGCGTAGCCGCCACGGGACTCGGTGTCCTGGCTGGCTGCACCGGTCTGCTCGGTGGTGGCACGACGACACTTCGCGCGAACTCGCCGGCGGCGACGGGCTCCGTTCACGGTGACGCGGCCGAGTGGCTCGGCGACTACGTCTCCGAGCAGACCGACGGCGCCGTCGAGATCGACGCCTACCGGAACAGCGAACTCGGCGGCCAGATCGAGTCCATCGAGAACGTCTCCTCGGGCTCCCTGGACATGTACGTCATCCCGTACGCGCTCACGGGGACGCAGTACCGCCCGGCGCAGGTGTTCGACGCGCCGTACATGTACGACGACGAGAACCCGTACGCGGACATCTACGAGAAGACCGACCCCCAGGAGTCCGATATCGCCAAGCAGGTCATCGACGACCTCGTCTCCGAGACCAGCATCCGCTCGCTCGGCGCAGTGGTCCAGGGGACCCGTCGCGTCACGCTCAACGTCGAGGGTGAGCCGCCGCGGAACCCCCAGCAGATGAGCAACTACAAGATGCGCGCGGTGCCCATCGCGATGTACTCCGAGGCGCTGAAGGGCCTCGGCGCGCAGACGACCAACATCGACTTCTCCGAGGTGCCCCAGGCGCTCGCGACCGGCAGCATTCAGGGCCAGGAGAACCCGTACAACATCATCCGCTCGTCGGGCATCTGGGAGCACCAGAACACGGTCCTGGAGACCGACCACATGCACGTCCCGCTCGCCATCATCATCAACGACGACGTCTTCCAGGACCTCTCCGGCGACCAGCAGCAGGTGCTGTACGACGGCGTCCGCGAGATCCAGCCGCAGGCGACGGAGACGCTCGAGGCGAACCTCGCCGACCACCGCTCGTTCATGGAGGAGAAGGGCCTCACCATCGTCCCGCCGGAGGACCTAGAGATGGACACGTTCCGCACGGCCGTCCGGTCTCGCATCCGCGAGAACTTCCCGGACCTCATCGACACCATCGAAGAGCTCCACGGAGACGGCTACCCCGCCTAACGATGCCAGAGTCCCGGCTTCCTTTTGAGACGGTCTCTAGAGCCCTCTACGCAGTGGCCGGGCTATCCCTGCTGCTCATCCTCGTACTCATGATCGGGCGCGTCGCCTCCCGGAACCTGGACCTCGGCTGGAGTGGACTCCAGATCATCGCACAGTTCTTCGAGGTGTGGCTGGCGTTCCTCGTCGTCGGCGCGCTCGCCTACGAGCGCGGCCACATCGAGATCGATTACCTCTCCCAGCGCCTCCCCGAGAGCTGGCAGCCGATCCACGACATCCTCGTCAGCGTCGTCAGCCTGGCCACCGGGCTCGTCGTCTTGCTCGGGTCGCTGCGCGCGATGACGAAGTTCGCCGACTCCACCGCGCCGGTCGTCCAGATCCCGATCCCGCTGTACTACCTCGCGCCGGTCGTCGGACTGGGCTTCCTCGTTATCGTCTACGTCCACCGCATCTACACCGACGTCAACGAGGTGCTCGCGTAGATGGGCGTCCTCGGCGTCATCGTCATCGCCCTGTTCATCCTGCTCGCGCTGCTCCGCGTCCCCGTCTGGGTCGCGCTGCTCGCGCCGGCGCTGGCGTACAGCTTCCTCACCGGACAGCCGGTCATCTTCTCGGCGACGAATATGGTTCGAGCGCTCGACTCGTTCACCTTCCTCGCCATCCCGCTGTTCATCTACGTCGGCTCGCTGATGAACCACGGCGAGATCACCGAACGCATCTTCGAGTTCGCCGACAGCCTCGTCGGCCACTACGACGGCGGCCTCGCGCAGGTCAACATCATCACGAGCCTCATCTTCGCGGGCATCTCGGGCTCCGCGCTCGCCGACATCGGCGGCGTCGGTCGCGTCCTCATCAAGTCGATGACCGACGCCGACTACGACGCCGACTTCTCCGCCGCGGTAACGAGCGCGTCGGCGACCGTCGGCCCCATCTTCCCGCCGAGCATCCCGCTCATCATCTTCGGCATCATCGCGGAGGTGTCGGTGCTGTCGCTGCTGTTGGCGGGCGCGCTGCCCGCGCTCCTGACGGTGGCCGCGCTGATGGTCGGCACCGTCTACATCGCCAAGTCACAGAACCTCCCGAGCAACGACAAGCGCGCGTCGCTGTCGGCCATCGCCCGGACGTTCGTCTACGCGTTCCCGGCGCTGTTCACGCCGGTCGTCCTCATCGCAGGGATGCTGGCCGGCGTGTTCAGCCCGACGGAGGCAGCGGGCGTGACGGTGTTCTACATCCTCGTCATCAACACCCTCGTCTACCGCATCATCGACTTCGGCTACATCTGGACGGCCGCCGTCGAGACGGCCCGGACGAGCGGCACCATCGTCATCATTCTCGCGGCGGCGAGCGTGTTCAGCTTCGTGCTCTCCGTCGAGAACATCGACACGCTGTTCGCCCAGACGCTGTTCGGCATCTCGACGAACCCGTTCGTCCTGCTGCTCATCGTCAACGTCGTGTTGCTGTTCCTGGGGCTGTTCCTCGACCCTATCGCGGCCCTCGTGATGATGACGCCCATCGTCGTGCCGACGCTCACTCAGGTCGGCGTCGACCCGGTCCACATCGGCGTCATCATGGTGTTCAACCTGATGCTGGGGCTGCTCACGCCGCCGCTGGGGCTCTCCGTCTACCTCTCTGCGGACCTCGCGGACGTCCCGGTGGCCGACGTGTTCCGGGAGACGAAGGTGTACTACGGGATCCTGGTGGTCGCGCTGCTGATCATCACCTACGTCCCGGAGATCACGCTGTTCGTCCCCCGGTCGCTCTAG
Encoded proteins:
- a CDS encoding malonate transporter yields the protein MELVGRLLGLLVLLLAGAGLRSVGLLDESRSARLNAVAYYVALPALIFVSTYDQAVGRLLTPALIVGHVGVLLAVAAVAWAIHRGSGQTQRQSVAIVQSYHSNVGYLGFPLVAATFDATVTAIAGVVLGIISIVQVPLTILVLVGVNDAEVPIHHELKQLFTNPVLVSLFAGLAVGSAGLDVPAAAASGLDVVGSLALPLALLCVGASLDVDLPAIDYAATGSVVAMKILVMPALAWAVFSALAVDAATFTASIVMLGTPTAVSTFVFAGELGGDTEFASLNVFLTTLASVASLFLLIALVS
- a CDS encoding C4-dicarboxylate ABC transporter substrate-binding protein; protein product: MVEGGSHGRISRRSYIKTGVAATGLGVLAGCTGLLGGGTTTLRANSPAATGSVHGDAAEWLGDYVSEQTDGAVEIDAYRNSELGGQIESIENVSSGSLDMYVIPYALTGTQYRPAQVFDAPYMYDDENPYADIYEKTDPQESDIAKQVIDDLVSETSIRSLGAVVQGTRRVTLNVEGEPPRNPQQMSNYKMRAVPIAMYSEALKGLGAQTTNIDFSEVPQALATGSIQGQENPYNIIRSSGIWEHQNTVLETDHMHVPLAIIINDDVFQDLSGDQQQVLYDGVREIQPQATETLEANLADHRSFMEEKGLTIVPPEDLEMDTFRTAVRSRIRENFPDLIDTIEELHGDGYPA
- a CDS encoding ABC transporter permease; this encodes MGVLGVIVIALFILLALLRVPVWVALLAPALAYSFLTGQPVIFSATNMVRALDSFTFLAIPLFIYVGSLMNHGEITERIFEFADSLVGHYDGGLAQVNIITSLIFAGISGSALADIGGVGRVLIKSMTDADYDADFSAAVTSASATVGPIFPPSIPLIIFGIIAEVSVLSLLLAGALPALLTVAALMVGTVYIAKSQNLPSNDKRASLSAIARTFVYAFPALFTPVVLIAGMLAGVFSPTEAAGVTVFYILVINTLVYRIIDFGYIWTAAVETARTSGTIVIILAAASVFSFVLSVENIDTLFAQTLFGISTNPFVLLLIVNVVLLFLGLFLDPIAALVMMTPIVVPTLTQVGVDPVHIGVIMVFNLMLGLLTPPLGLSVYLSADLADVPVADVFRETKVYYGILVVALLIITYVPEITLFVPRSL